From Vulpes vulpes isolate BD-2025 chromosome 7, VulVul3, whole genome shotgun sequence, one genomic window encodes:
- the RARRES2 gene encoding retinoic acid receptor responder protein 2 isoform X2, whose amino-acid sequence MWQLLIPLALWLGAVGLGRAELTAAQQRGLQVALEEFHKHPPVQWAFKETSVDRAEDTPFPAGTFVRLEFKLQQTSCRKKDWKKANCKIKPNGRKRKCLACIKLNSADKVLGRMVHCPILTQVHQEPEEHQEAQCSRVERAGEDPHSYYFPGQFAFFKAPPPS is encoded by the exons ATGTGGCAGCTGCTGATCCCTCTGGCCCTGTGGCTGGGCGCGGTGGGTCTGGGCAGGGCTGAGCTCACCGCGGCGCAGCAGCGGGGCCTGCAGGTGGCCCTGGAAGAATTTCATAAGCACCCGCCCGTTCAGTGGGCCTTCAAGGAGACCAGTGTGGACAGAGCTGAGGACACG CCCTTCCCTGCAGGGACCTTCGTGAGGCTGGAATTTAAACTCCAGCAGACGAGCTGCCGGAAGAAGGACTGGAAAAAAGCCAACTGCAAAATCAAACCCAATGGG AGGAAGCGGAAATGCCTGGCCTGCATCAAGCTAAACTCTGCAGATAAAGTTCTAGGCCGGATGGTCCACTGCCCCATCCTCACACAGGTTCACCAG GAGCCTGAGGAGCACCAGGAGGCTCAGTGCAGCAGGGTGGAGCGCGCCGGCGAGGACCCCCACAGTTACTACTTCCCAGGACAATTTGCCTTCTTCAAGGCCCCGCCTCCCAGCTGA
- the RARRES2 gene encoding retinoic acid receptor responder protein 2 isoform X1, whose product MWQLLIPLALWLGAVGLGRAELTAAQQRGLQVALEEFHKHPPVQWAFKETSVDRAEDTPFPAGTFVRLEFKLQQTSCRKKDWKKANCKIKPNGRKRKCLACIKLNSADKVLGRMVHCPILTQVHQGYAGTPLRGAPSTGILSPGTVCPLRLSSCLHWQEPEEHQEAQCSRVERAGEDPHSYYFPGQFAFFKAPPPS is encoded by the exons ATGTGGCAGCTGCTGATCCCTCTGGCCCTGTGGCTGGGCGCGGTGGGTCTGGGCAGGGCTGAGCTCACCGCGGCGCAGCAGCGGGGCCTGCAGGTGGCCCTGGAAGAATTTCATAAGCACCCGCCCGTTCAGTGGGCCTTCAAGGAGACCAGTGTGGACAGAGCTGAGGACACG CCCTTCCCTGCAGGGACCTTCGTGAGGCTGGAATTTAAACTCCAGCAGACGAGCTGCCGGAAGAAGGACTGGAAAAAAGCCAACTGCAAAATCAAACCCAATGGG AGGAAGCGGAAATGCCTGGCCTGCATCAAGCTAAACTCTGCAGATAAAGTTCTAGGCCGGATGGTCCACTGCCCCATCCTCACACAGGTTCACCAG GGATATGCAGGCACCCCTCTCCGGGGAGCACCCTCCACGGGGATACTCTCCCCGGGCACTGTTTGTCCCTTGCGCCTGAGCAGCTGCCTGCACTGGCAGGAGCCTGAGGAGCACCAGGAGGCTCAGTGCAGCAGGGTGGAGCGCGCCGGCGAGGACCCCCACAGTTACTACTTCCCAGGACAATTTGCCTTCTTCAAGGCCCCGCCTCCCAGCTGA